The sequence ACAGTACTTATAGCTCAGCAAATTGCTGAAATACCTGTTTATTCTGGTATTTGGCTTAGATTAGCTATCTTCATTCCGTTTGTATTAATTGGCTTTCATCATGTTTGGCAATATGCGCAAAAAGTAAAAGCAGATCCAAATAGCTCTATGATGATAGGTGTTGCATGTCCTTTATCTGGTCAAGCACAACCAAGTTACCCTAAGTTAGAAACTAGACACAAAGTCATTTTAGGTAGCTTTTTAATTACGTTAACGTTAGCTGTTTGGGGCATTGCAACTAAAGGTTGGTACCTTTACGAACTTGGTGGTGTTTTTATTGCTTGGGGCGCTGTAATTGCCATACTAGGAAAACTATCAGCTGATGAAACAGCTGAACGTTTTATTGAAGGTGTATCAGACTTAGTTACTACGGCTATTTTAATAGGTGTGGCACGTGGTATCGCTTTAATTTTAGAAGACGGTCAAATTTTACATACTTTAGTTCATAGCATGTCGTTACCTCTATCTTATGTGACTGCAGAGATTTCAGCTGTTGGTATGTTAGTAATTCAAACCTTTTTAAATACTTTTATTCCATCTGGTTCAGGCCAAGCTTATGTCACTATGCCGCTTATGGTGCCTGTAGGTGATTTAGTGGGCGTACCAAGACAAGTAGCGGTATTAGCTTATCAATTTGGTGATGGTTTCTCTAATATGATCATACCAACTAATGCCGTATTAATGGGTATTCTAGGTATGGCTGGAGTGCCTTATGGTCACTGGTTTAGATTCTGTTTACCATTATTGTTGAAATTAATGGCTGCCGCTTCGCTTGTTTTAGTGCTGGCAGTGATATTTGGTTATGGATTAGATGTTCAACCAGTAATAGCATCTTAGTTTTTTACTAAACAAGTTCTACTTTATAAAACCACATGTTGTTAATACTACATGTGGTTTTTTTGTATATTTCCATGATCAATAGGTATTTTTATATTTATCTGAAATGAAAAGGAATTTAATAGTCGGCCAAGATCAGGAACAAAACGAAAAGAATTTATTTCACCATAATTGCAAATTCCTATCAAACTTATCACTATAAAATAATAACTCGCTATACATGATTCTTTATGATTTTTTAATGAAATAGCGCTTGTTATAAGCTTTATAATTTCTTTAAAAATCTTGATCATAACTCTTCCCAACAAATTAACTAGAGTGACTGCCCCTATATTTAAGCATGGGTAAAATCAGAATGAGGCTAGATTAATGAAAAAAGCATTAAATATAGACTTACCAGCTGAAGAACTAAAAGTAATAAAGTCCATTTATATTAGAGAGTTAACTTTATCTAACGACTCACTTTAAGTAACTACCTTTAACATGGAAAATAATCACTTAATTAAATTAAAGCTTAAGTAATAAAATGTCTTTAACTGATTTAGGAGTAATCTTTAAAATCCAAAATGGGACATACCCCAACAAACAAGATGAGCCTATTACAACGGTAATAGTAATATACAACACTAAACCAAATAGTAATTGATAAAGTAAACTAAAAGAAGAAACACTTAATATCTGCATTACTTCTATATCATTACCTTTAATATAAAAAGATAAAATAATTAAGTTAACAGCTATTACCAATAGACCTATAACCCTAAAGAATAGCCTAACTATGATTTTATCTCTTTTATAATTCATTTAACCTCTTAGGATCAAAAATGGGCTTAATATCAAGATGATCAAATATTTTTCATCTGATTTTTTAAAAGCATAGTGACAACGCCTAAAAAATAACAAATAGCACCAATAATACACATTATAAAAATTTCAGAAAATGAACGCCCTATAGCATGCATATTAGCAAAAAGAGCTAATAGCCCTATTACTGTTATAATAAATGCTGCGATATAAATATAAAAAAAAGTTCTATCCATAATTATCCTTAAAAACGCATGTAAACTTTACAACTAAAAGGGATCACCAAACAAAGAGAAATATAGATTAGCGCTTAACACTGTAGGAAAGCATATAAAAAACATACGTAATACAATGATTAAAGCACTTTCTTTTTGTGATTTAAAAATAGCGATTATACTTTTTTCTAACTTTAACCATAGCCAAGCTAAAAAAGTA is a genomic window of Pseudoalteromonas sp. '520P1 No. 423' containing:
- a CDS encoding YfcC family protein gives rise to the protein MFSTLKVPHTLILLLGMMVIALFATWVVPQGFFETSLSESGRQMVVAGTYQVLEDKTYLTPWDLLTAIPRAFAAAQDVIFFVLIVGGVLAIARATGTVDALIGRLLEKYGTRPQKLIFMVVFCFAMASSSIGTAGEYIPFVLILVALCKAMKLDAMTAVGMIVAGYGIGYGVSAFNPFTVLIAQQIAEIPVYSGIWLRLAIFIPFVLIGFHHVWQYAQKVKADPNSSMMIGVACPLSGQAQPSYPKLETRHKVILGSFLITLTLAVWGIATKGWYLYELGGVFIAWGAVIAILGKLSADETAERFIEGVSDLVTTAILIGVARGIALILEDGQILHTLVHSMSLPLSYVTAEISAVGMLVIQTFLNTFIPSGSGQAYVTMPLMVPVGDLVGVPRQVAVLAYQFGDGFSNMIIPTNAVLMGILGMAGVPYGHWFRFCLPLLLKLMAAASLVLVLAVIFGYGLDVQPVIAS